The Thermogemmatispora onikobensis genome contains a region encoding:
- a CDS encoding response regulator transcription factor, with translation MYILVVDDSQFTTALVQFALKQEGYEVEVTDNPRGAMQMIQKREPDLLILDIAMPYQSGFEFTARLRAEGYDIPLIFMTAQDSMESKLKGFHIGADDYICKPFDHQELVARVQAVLRRIKRSKHSEGQSIRVGPIELFPAELQVVINDRVKVPLT, from the coding sequence GTGTATATCCTTGTGGTTGATGATAGCCAGTTTACAACTGCGCTGGTGCAGTTTGCCTTGAAACAGGAAGGCTACGAAGTTGAAGTCACGGACAACCCTCGTGGGGCCATGCAGATGATCCAGAAGCGCGAGCCTGACCTGTTGATCCTCGACATTGCCATGCCCTATCAGAGCGGTTTCGAGTTTACTGCCAGGTTGCGAGCGGAGGGTTACGATATTCCTCTGATCTTCATGACCGCCCAGGATAGCATGGAGTCTAAGCTCAAAGGCTTTCATATTGGGGCTGACGACTATATTTGTAAGCCTTTCGATCACCAGGAGCTGGTCGCGCGTGTCCAGGCTGTGCTTCGTCGCATCAAGCGCAGCAAACACAGTGAAGGTCAAAGTATCCGCGTTGGCCCGATCGAGCTGTTCCCGGCTGAGCTACAGGTGGTGATCAATGATCGCGTCAAAGTGCCATTGACCC